A DNA window from Bacteroides cellulosilyticus contains the following coding sequences:
- a CDS encoding pectinesterase family protein, translating to MKIFIYFFLVILSVTDITANAGDSLYQADFVVSADGSGNFKTLSEAIVAVPDFCDRETVVFLEEGIYQEKVNIPSSKKNLRIIGRPGGQTVITWHDSARLPGKTGVRIGTPGTATIINAADSFVAENITIENSSEPAVGQAVALLCMGDRQRYINCHIKGNHDTLFLYGIGNLKEDELCSRNKCYLFVNCLIEGTTDFIFGSATAYFKECTILSKKNSYITAASTCKGQQYGFIFDSCSLIAAKNVDHVFLGRPWRIHAQTVFLNCFLGTHICPEGWSDWKKAIVQSGTAFYAEYNNKGPGAGTGKRVVWSRQLTSEEIEKYKLKAVWGEE from the coding sequence ATGAAAATATTTATATATTTTTTTCTCGTTATTTTATCGGTAACGGATATTACAGCGAATGCAGGCGATTCACTTTATCAGGCAGATTTTGTCGTATCTGCTGATGGAAGTGGTAATTTTAAAACTTTAAGTGAGGCAATAGTGGCTGTTCCTGATTTTTGCGACCGTGAAACAGTTGTATTTTTAGAGGAAGGAATATATCAAGAGAAAGTTAATATACCTTCGTCAAAGAAAAATCTCAGGATTATTGGTAGGCCGGGAGGGCAAACGGTCATCACTTGGCATGATTCTGCCAGATTACCAGGAAAAACCGGAGTGCGCATTGGCACTCCGGGAACGGCAACTATCATTAATGCTGCTGATTCTTTTGTTGCAGAAAACATTACGATTGAGAATTCGTCGGAACCTGCTGTAGGGCAAGCGGTAGCATTACTTTGTATGGGTGATAGGCAACGTTACATAAATTGCCATATAAAAGGCAATCATGATACGTTGTTCCTATATGGTATCGGAAATCTGAAAGAAGATGAATTATGTAGTCGAAACAAGTGCTATTTGTTTGTAAACTGTCTGATTGAAGGAACCACGGACTTCATTTTCGGAAGTGCGACAGCTTATTTTAAAGAATGCACTATTTTGAGTAAAAAGAACTCTTATATAACAGCTGCATCGACTTGTAAAGGACAACAATATGGATTTATTTTTGATAGCTGTTCCTTGATTGCAGCGAAGAATGTAGATCATGTTTTTCTGGGTCGCCCTTGGAGAATCCATGCTCAAACTGTCTTTTTAAATTGTTTTTTGGGTACTCATATATGTCCGGAAGGTTGGTCAGATTGGAAGAAAGCTATCGTACAGAGCGGAACTGCATTTTATGCCGAATATAATAATAAGGGACCTGGGGCTGGAACTGGCAAAAGAGTAGTATGGAGTCGGCAACTCACATCGGAAGAAATTGAAAAATATAAGCTGAAGGCTGTGTGGGGAGAAGAATAG
- a CDS encoding glycoside hydrolase family 28 protein, which yields MKDIYRDLPFEMPVIERPVIPDLNICLTDFGGSGDGVTLNSEAFEKAIQYLASKGGGRLIVPQGVWLTGPIELENNVELHLSDNSIVVFSQDKSLYPIVETVFEGCKTFRCKPQLSAVRKSNVAVTGKGIIDGAGDIWRLGKKNEMPPMVWNECIQSGGILSEDGELWYPTESYYRGAKDAIQNIVPWAKTMEDFESVRDFLRPVMVNFRECDGVLLEGIVFQNSPCWNVHLSLSRDIIVHNIAVRCPWYAKNGDGIDIESCTNLLLTDSWFDVGDDAICIKSGKDEEGRRRGIPASNIIVDNCVCYHGHGGFVVGSEMSGGVKNIAVSNCRFSGTDVGLRFKSKRGRGGVVENIYIKNIMMNDIVSEALLFDLFYGKRVSVKLPEQDEDMIAFDADETTPQFKDIYISQVTCHGAKRAMLFNGLPEMNVRNVFIEDCHIYADEGAKIHEATNVNLRNVMVTPKSGPALMLNNVKDLTVIGFQCRRIDGNALIVTGSRNRLISVSSSCISGRNAFVSNKAEGSVVYK from the coding sequence ATGAAAGACATTTATCGTGATTTACCGTTTGAAATGCCTGTTATTGAACGGCCTGTAATCCCTGATTTAAATATCTGCTTAACAGATTTTGGCGGTTCTGGTGATGGAGTGACACTCAATAGTGAAGCTTTTGAGAAAGCCATTCAATATCTTGCTTCAAAGGGAGGGGGACGTTTGATTGTGCCCCAAGGGGTGTGGCTGACCGGACCAATTGAATTGGAAAACAATGTGGAATTACATCTGTCAGACAATTCGATAGTGGTTTTCAGCCAGGACAAGTCTCTCTATCCCATTGTCGAAACCGTGTTTGAGGGGTGTAAGACGTTCCGTTGCAAGCCTCAGCTTTCGGCTGTGAGAAAGAGCAATGTAGCTGTTACTGGCAAGGGAATCATAGATGGTGCAGGTGATATTTGGCGCCTTGGAAAGAAGAATGAAATGCCACCTATGGTATGGAATGAATGTATACAAAGTGGAGGAATACTTAGTGAGGATGGTGAGTTGTGGTATCCTACGGAAAGTTACTATCGCGGTGCCAAAGATGCCATTCAAAACATTGTTCCCTGGGCTAAGACAATGGAGGATTTTGAAAGCGTTCGTGACTTTTTACGACCTGTAATGGTGAATTTCAGAGAATGTGATGGAGTTTTGCTGGAAGGAATTGTGTTCCAAAATTCTCCTTGTTGGAATGTACACCTCTCTCTTAGCCGTGATATTATTGTTCACAATATCGCTGTGCGTTGTCCGTGGTATGCCAAGAATGGTGATGGAATAGATATTGAGTCATGTACCAATTTGCTTCTTACCGACAGTTGGTTTGATGTAGGTGATGATGCTATCTGTATTAAAAGTGGCAAAGATGAAGAGGGACGTCGTCGTGGTATACCGGCTTCTAATATTATTGTGGACAACTGCGTTTGCTATCATGGACATGGAGGCTTTGTTGTGGGCAGCGAGATGAGTGGGGGAGTAAAGAACATTGCCGTATCCAATTGTCGCTTTTCGGGTACGGATGTAGGCCTGAGATTCAAGAGTAAACGTGGACGTGGAGGTGTTGTAGAGAACATTTACATTAAAAATATCATGATGAATGATATCGTTTCGGAAGCTTTACTATTTGACTTGTTCTATGGGAAACGGGTGAGCGTGAAACTACCGGAACAAGACGAGGACATGATTGCTTTTGATGCAGATGAGACTACGCCACAATTCAAGGATATATATATATCGCAGGTAACCTGTCACGGAGCAAAACGGGCAATGCTTTTCAACGGACTGCCGGAGATGAATGTCCGGAATGTATTTATAGAAGATTGTCACATATACGCTGACGAAGGTGCAAAGATACACGAAGCTACCAATGTAAACCTGCGTAATGTGATGGTTACTCCAAAAAGTGGTCCGGCATTGATGCTCAATAATGTGAAAGATTTAACTGTTATAGGTTTTCAATGTCGCCGGATAGATGGGAACGCTTTGATAGTAACGGGCAGTCGCAATCGGTTGATTTCAGTTTCTTCTTCTTGTATATCGGGGAGAAACGCTTTTGTTTCAAATAAGGCGGAAGGGAGCGTTGTATATAAATAA
- a CDS encoding RagB/SusD family nutrient uptake outer membrane protein translates to MKKLYTVVTVFLFAILAGCSDFLEQDNKSNVPGADYYNTSAGFESLCNAAYGSLRTIYSDAPWLFEGGTDLFASGRTSVQVCNLYGQNYSSAEENVTTFYKEHYKAISLANEVIYWGGEDDSRAERVAEARGLRAFYYLNLVQQFGGVPLVTTRTTSPIASVQRESAESIFQFIIDELTELASSSSVLAEKSSDGRFTKVAAKHYLAKAYLCKGYLTHDEKDFNAAVTSAKSAGAGAPLTTPFTTLFSNQGERNEEILFFIDYNVATVADVQKDGNRQQADYGPYLKGAEAGHKYTSSTLTPTLWMHEVFNTNTDNPAQDERYEGTFMLELRQSYWDYYDEKKKNTSEVIYYYCPSWEIANIASWRSALDSRKNAIIVEMLPEGNNISNEQTSYQAKMSADICGVAPFRKFDDIENGKQYFKITSSMRDIYLARLAETNLIAAEAYIKLNKPEEAVSYINIVRNRAKATPAVASEMNIDYILNERARELAGEYHRWTDLTRTGKLAEYVEAHNPDIPVGRITTKFYLRPIPLAAIELNLALKGYQNEGWD, encoded by the coding sequence ATGAAAAAGTTATATACAGTTGTGACAGTCTTTTTATTTGCAATATTAGCTGGATGTTCTGATTTCTTGGAACAGGATAATAAATCGAATGTACCGGGAGCTGATTACTATAACACATCAGCTGGGTTTGAAAGTTTGTGTAATGCTGCTTATGGCTCATTAAGAACTATATATAGTGATGCTCCTTGGCTGTTTGAGGGAGGGACTGATCTTTTTGCAAGTGGACGTACTTCTGTGCAAGTTTGTAACTTGTATGGTCAGAACTATTCAAGTGCCGAAGAAAATGTGACAACATTTTATAAGGAACACTACAAGGCTATTTCTTTAGCGAATGAAGTGATTTATTGGGGAGGTGAAGATGATAGCCGTGCCGAGCGCGTTGCTGAAGCACGTGGTTTACGTGCATTTTATTATTTGAATTTAGTACAGCAGTTCGGTGGAGTTCCTTTAGTGACCACACGTACTACTTCTCCTATTGCAAGTGTACAGCGAGAGAGTGCGGAATCTATTTTCCAATTTATTATTGATGAATTGACAGAGTTGGCTTCTTCTTCATCTGTGCTTGCTGAGAAATCAAGCGACGGTCGTTTTACAAAAGTCGCTGCTAAACATTATTTGGCAAAAGCTTATTTATGCAAAGGATACCTCACTCATGATGAGAAAGATTTTAATGCAGCCGTTACATCAGCTAAAAGTGCAGGAGCAGGTGCTCCTTTGACCACGCCATTTACAACTTTGTTCAGTAACCAAGGGGAAAGGAATGAGGAGATTCTATTTTTTATTGATTACAATGTAGCAACTGTAGCTGATGTACAGAAAGATGGAAACAGACAACAAGCTGATTACGGACCTTATTTAAAAGGTGCAGAAGCTGGTCATAAATATACCTCCTCTACATTAACTCCCACATTATGGATGCATGAAGTATTTAATACAAATACGGATAATCCGGCTCAAGATGAACGATATGAAGGAACTTTTATGCTTGAGTTGCGTCAAAGTTATTGGGACTATTATGATGAGAAAAAGAAAAATACGAGTGAAGTGATTTATTATTATTGTCCTTCTTGGGAGATTGCAAACATAGCAAGTTGGCGCTCGGCTCTTGACAGTCGTAAAAATGCAATTATAGTGGAAATGCTTCCGGAAGGAAATAATATTAGCAATGAACAAACCTCTTATCAAGCTAAAATGTCTGCAGATATCTGTGGAGTAGCTCCATTTCGTAAGTTTGATGATATAGAGAATGGAAAACAGTATTTTAAGATTACTTCTTCTATGCGTGACATCTATTTAGCTCGTTTAGCAGAGACAAATCTGATAGCTGCGGAAGCTTATATTAAGTTGAATAAACCGGAAGAAGCGGTCTCTTATATTAATATTGTACGTAATCGTGCTAAAGCAACACCTGCGGTCGCATCTGAGATGAACATTGATTATATTTTGAATGAACGTGCCCGCGAATTGGCTGGGGAGTACCATCGTTGGACAGACCTGACTAGGACGGGGAAATTAGCAGAATATGTGGAAGCGCACAATCCGGATATTCCTGTGGGGAGGATTACCACCAAATTTTATCTGCGCCCTATACCTTTGGCTGCAATAGAATTGAATTTAGCGCTGAAGGGGTATCAAAATGAAGGTTGGGATTAA
- a CDS encoding SusC/RagA family TonB-linked outer membrane protein, protein MDFRKTTQRVFVLLLLSTICSIAFAQSHQLKGTVLDNAGEPIIGANILIVGTTNGVITDLEGNFTLQDVPLNAKMQISFIGYITQVVTVGEQSYIKVTLKEDAQALEEVVVVGYGVQKKSDLTGAIGSVDNTKLTSKGATTVMESLQGQVAGVDISQSSSRVGESFNISIRGKSTLGSSTQPLFVVDGIICDDINFLNPSDIEKIDILKDASSTAIYGSRATNGVVIVTTKQAKAGEDMKVSVTYDGYAGYKTVARMPDFMDPIEWINYRYMRYATPVENAAIINGRLPLEITTTNMKACWNKNAPKMQEQFLNHDFTDWTDLMLKDGTQQNHFIQVSGAGKKVSYRVGTGYQQEDGVMGDGLRRYNLKLAIDGKINRQLAMGATANLVAFEYNYGSRRAVQTSFRSNGFWLPYNTATGELNYMPGKDLVAGQEKSEAYPAGFTSTVSPLVDAMNSKDKTKGYRVLTTMYLQYQPIEEILVKTTFSPTMSTKRRGEYYGGLSEEQAGTYNAKDNPTGDAKATITKDEYFSYTWDTQVNYIKTFGESHTLNAMALMSVYSTEAEKYELTGNNVTSETLWYNLGSAASGYSDVKSSYGKSTMLSYALRVNYGYKGKYLATLSTRWDGSSKFKEGHRWGMFPSAALAWRISEENFVKNSMSWINNLKLRVSYGATGNNASVGNYETSFLANQLYYSGFGKGFGPGIMNELLSWETTTEFNTGLDFAFLGGRVSGTFDWYTKTSKDLLMDMKLLLEQGSYNGSMTANVGKVRNSGVELMLKGILFQSKDFYWDITASFAKNKNEILELQGKKEDMRAERWFIGQPIDVAYDLKQLGICTQAKANELVTINGVTKTNSEWYGYFEGCMTYEDANKDGKLNDDDRQILGHALPKWTGNLSTTLSYKNWDFSMSINTKQGHLLYSPFMEEFTNYSDRGRTKLNMDFYIPEGAPIFNYTWDGKTTTSLTSNPNIVADHTTVGSYPYPFDGAAYNYGGGNGWYTSKNKEFESNNYVDASYWKIKNITVGYTFSKKLIKKIGLENLRIYANILNPFTFTDYKGFDPEWADAKISDGTGGPSSVTYQLGLNVKF, encoded by the coding sequence ATGGATTTTAGAAAGACTACTCAAAGGGTATTTGTACTTTTATTATTAAGTACAATCTGCTCAATTGCTTTTGCGCAGAGCCATCAACTAAAGGGAACGGTTCTTGACAATGCCGGAGAACCAATAATTGGTGCAAATATTTTAATTGTCGGTACAACAAATGGGGTTATTACAGACCTTGAAGGTAATTTCACTTTGCAAGATGTACCTTTAAATGCAAAAATGCAGATTTCTTTTATTGGGTATATTACTCAAGTTGTTACAGTTGGGGAACAATCCTATATCAAAGTTACTTTGAAAGAAGATGCCCAGGCTCTGGAAGAGGTTGTGGTAGTTGGCTATGGTGTACAGAAGAAATCAGATTTAACAGGTGCTATTGGTAGTGTGGATAATACTAAACTGACATCCAAAGGAGCTACTACAGTTATGGAGTCTTTACAGGGGCAAGTTGCAGGGGTGGATATTAGCCAATCATCCAGCCGTGTAGGTGAGAGTTTCAATATTTCCATTCGCGGTAAAAGTACATTAGGAAGTAGTACCCAACCTTTATTTGTAGTAGATGGTATTATTTGTGATGATATTAATTTTCTCAATCCTTCAGATATTGAAAAAATAGACATATTGAAAGACGCCTCTTCCACAGCTATTTATGGTTCGCGTGCTACCAATGGTGTTGTCATTGTTACTACTAAGCAAGCCAAAGCAGGAGAAGACATGAAAGTGTCTGTCACATATGATGGCTATGCTGGATATAAAACTGTTGCGCGGATGCCTGACTTTATGGACCCGATTGAATGGATTAACTACCGTTATATGAGATATGCTACACCTGTTGAGAATGCAGCGATTATTAATGGACGGTTACCTCTTGAAATAACAACAACAAATATGAAAGCTTGTTGGAATAAAAATGCTCCTAAAATGCAAGAGCAGTTTTTGAATCATGATTTTACAGACTGGACTGATCTAATGCTTAAAGATGGTACACAGCAGAATCATTTCATCCAAGTGTCAGGTGCTGGGAAAAAAGTTTCCTATCGTGTAGGTACTGGTTATCAACAAGAGGATGGGGTAATGGGTGATGGACTGAGACGCTATAATCTGAAATTAGCAATTGATGGTAAGATAAATAGGCAATTGGCCATGGGGGCAACAGCTAATCTGGTCGCTTTTGAGTATAATTATGGTTCGAGAAGAGCAGTACAGACATCTTTTCGCTCTAATGGCTTTTGGCTTCCTTACAATACTGCAACTGGAGAACTGAATTATATGCCAGGTAAAGATTTGGTAGCTGGACAAGAAAAAAGTGAGGCGTATCCGGCAGGGTTTACTTCTACAGTTTCGCCTTTAGTTGATGCAATGAATTCGAAGGATAAAACTAAAGGATATCGCGTATTGACAACGATGTATTTGCAATATCAGCCGATAGAAGAAATATTGGTTAAAACAACATTCTCTCCAACAATGTCTACTAAACGAAGAGGAGAATACTATGGTGGGCTTTCTGAAGAACAAGCAGGGACTTACAATGCTAAAGACAATCCTACCGGTGATGCTAAAGCGACTATAACTAAAGATGAATATTTTTCTTATACATGGGATACACAAGTGAATTACATTAAGACATTCGGTGAAAGTCATACTTTGAATGCTATGGCTTTGATGAGTGTTTATAGCACAGAAGCTGAAAAATATGAGTTAACAGGAAATAATGTTACTTCTGAAACTTTGTGGTATAATTTAGGTTCGGCTGCTTCGGGCTATAGCGATGTGAAGAGTTCTTATGGGAAATCGACAATGCTTTCATATGCTTTACGTGTAAATTATGGTTATAAAGGGAAATATCTGGCTACTTTGTCTACTCGTTGGGATGGTTCTTCAAAATTCAAAGAAGGTCATCGCTGGGGAATGTTTCCTTCGGCGGCATTAGCGTGGCGTATTAGTGAAGAGAATTTTGTTAAAAACAGTATGTCGTGGATTAATAATCTGAAATTACGTGTTAGCTATGGTGCTACGGGAAATAATGCTTCTGTAGGAAATTATGAAACTTCATTTCTTGCCAATCAGCTTTATTATTCTGGCTTCGGTAAAGGATTTGGTCCTGGTATTATGAATGAATTATTAAGTTGGGAAACTACCACGGAATTTAATACAGGTCTGGATTTTGCTTTCTTGGGAGGACGAGTTTCTGGTACATTTGATTGGTATACAAAAACATCCAAAGATCTGCTTATGGATATGAAATTATTATTAGAACAAGGTTCCTATAATGGAAGTATGACTGCGAATGTAGGTAAAGTGCGTAATAGCGGAGTGGAATTGATGTTGAAAGGAATATTATTTCAATCAAAGGATTTTTATTGGGATATAACGGCCTCATTCGCTAAGAATAAAAATGAAATTCTTGAACTACAAGGTAAGAAAGAAGACATGCGTGCCGAGCGTTGGTTTATCGGGCAACCCATTGATGTTGCTTATGATTTGAAACAATTGGGAATATGTACTCAAGCAAAAGCGAATGAGTTAGTAACGATTAATGGGGTGACAAAGACCAATTCTGAATGGTATGGCTATTTTGAAGGATGTATGACTTATGAAGACGCAAATAAAGATGGGAAACTGAATGATGATGATCGGCAGATATTGGGGCATGCTTTACCGAAATGGACTGGAAACTTGTCTACCACTTTGTCATATAAGAATTGGGATTTTTCTATGAGTATAAATACGAAGCAAGGGCATTTGTTATATAGTCCTTTTATGGAAGAATTTACAAATTATAGTGACCGTGGACGAACTAAATTGAATATGGATTTTTATATTCCAGAGGGTGCTCCAATATTCAATTATACGTGGGATGGAAAAACAACGACCTCACTTACATCCAATCCTAATATAGTGGCTGACCATACAACCGTAGGCTCTTATCCGTATCCGTTTGATGGGGCAGCTTATAATTATGGCGGTGGAAATGGTTGGTATACTAGTAAGAATAAAGAATTTGAATCTAATAATTATGTGGATGCTTCTTATTGGAAAATTAAAAATATAACAGTTGGATATACTTTTTCTAAAAAACTGATAAAGAAAATAGGTCTTGAGAATTTGCGTATTTACGCTAATATATTGAATCCTTTCACTTTCACAGATTATAAAGGATTTGATCCGGAATGGGCTGATGCTAAAATTTCAGATGGAACAGGAGGACCGAGTTCTGTTACTTATCAATTAGGATTAAATGTTAAATTTTAA
- a CDS encoding murein hydrolase activator EnvC family protein, with protein sequence MRQFLCIFIGCFCLALPLCAQSNKMIKELESKRGALQKQIAESETLLNTTKKDVGSQLNGLAALTGQIEERKRYILAINNDMETIDRELSKLERQLVRLENDLKDKKKKYESSVQYLYKNRSVQDKLLFILSAKTLSQTYRRLRYVREYADYQRLQGEEILKKQEQVNQKKTELQQVKKAKAGLLKEREVEKEKLEDQEKEKKSLIANLQKKQRGLQNELNKKRKEANQLNARIDRLIAEEIEKARKRAAEEARKEAAARKKAAAKETKPATTSSSEATTAKKAAPLETYTMDKADRELSGSFAGNRGKLPIPITGPYIITSRYGQYSVEGLRNVKLDNKGIDIQGKPGAQARAIFDGKVAAVFQLNGLFNILIRHGNYISVYCNLASASVKTGDTVTTRQALGQVFSDGADNGRTVLHFQLRKEKEKLNPEPWLNR encoded by the coding sequence ATGAGACAGTTTCTTTGTATTTTCATAGGTTGTTTCTGTCTGGCTCTGCCACTTTGCGCCCAATCCAACAAGATGATTAAGGAGTTGGAAAGTAAACGGGGTGCTTTGCAAAAGCAGATAGCCGAGTCGGAAACACTTCTGAACACTACAAAGAAAGATGTCGGTAGCCAGTTGAACGGACTTGCCGCCCTTACCGGGCAGATTGAAGAACGGAAACGGTATATCCTCGCCATCAATAATGATATGGAGACTATAGATCGTGAACTCTCCAAACTGGAGCGCCAGTTAGTCCGCCTTGAAAATGACCTGAAGGATAAGAAGAAAAAATATGAGTCTTCTGTTCAGTATCTATATAAGAATCGTTCCGTTCAGGACAAACTTCTGTTTATCCTTTCCGCCAAGACATTGTCACAAACTTATCGCCGCTTGCGCTATGTGCGTGAATATGCCGACTATCAGCGCTTGCAAGGTGAAGAGATCCTGAAGAAACAAGAGCAGGTCAATCAAAAGAAGACCGAACTTCAACAAGTAAAGAAAGCTAAAGCCGGCTTGCTGAAAGAGCGTGAAGTGGAAAAAGAGAAGTTGGAAGACCAGGAAAAGGAGAAGAAAAGCTTGATTGCCAACTTACAGAAGAAACAGCGTGGTCTGCAAAACGAACTGAACAAGAAACGCAAGGAAGCCAATCAACTGAATGCCCGTATCGACCGTCTGATAGCCGAAGAAATAGAGAAAGCCCGTAAACGTGCTGCAGAAGAGGCACGTAAGGAAGCTGCTGCCCGTAAGAAGGCTGCTGCAAAAGAAACGAAACCGGCTACAACTTCTTCTTCCGAAGCGACCACCGCCAAGAAAGCGGCACCTCTCGAAACCTATACAATGGATAAGGCAGACCGGGAATTGTCCGGTAGCTTTGCGGGCAACCGTGGTAAATTGCCAATACCTATTACCGGACCGTATATCATTACCAGCCGCTACGGTCAGTATTCCGTAGAGGGGCTTCGCAATGTGAAACTGGATAATAAAGGGATAGACATTCAAGGTAAGCCCGGTGCACAGGCACGTGCTATCTTTGATGGAAAGGTAGCTGCCGTATTCCAACTGAACGGACTTTTCAACATTCTTATCCGCCATGGAAATTACATTTCCGTTTATTGTAACCTGGCTTCTGCTTCAGTGAAGACGGGGGATACCGTAACTACCCGGCAAGCCCTCGGACAAGTATTCTCGGATGGTGCGGACAATGGACGTACGGTGCTGCACTTCCAGTTGCGCAAAGAAAAGGAGAAACTGAATCCGGAGCCGTGGCTGAATCGATGA
- a CDS encoding DUF4292 domain-containing protein: protein MRTLHSKYRTVGSIRMLPLLLLLTLVVGLSGCKTSRKVTSSLGEPRFLSSKVQLTIPNKGGTITVNGTMKLVSGERMQLSLLMPILRSEVARLEITPDDVLVVDRMGKRYVQATRKELKDVLPKKADFAHLEKMLFEAAKPGGKASLTGKELGIPSLEKGKIVLTDFSDKEISLTPTQVSSRYTKVEWTELLEMLAKL from the coding sequence ATGAGAACGTTACACAGCAAATACAGAACGGTAGGCAGTATTCGTATGCTGCCTCTCTTGCTTCTCCTGACCCTGGTAGTAGGTCTTTCCGGTTGTAAGACTTCCCGGAAAGTGACTTCTTCGTTGGGAGAACCGCGCTTTTTATCTTCTAAAGTACAGTTGACCATTCCTAACAAGGGAGGCACGATTACAGTGAACGGTACCATGAAGCTTGTAAGCGGTGAGCGTATGCAGCTTTCCCTTCTGATGCCTATCCTCCGCAGTGAAGTGGCACGATTGGAGATTACTCCTGACGATGTGTTGGTAGTGGATCGCATGGGAAAACGTTATGTACAGGCTACCCGTAAGGAATTGAAAGACGTTTTGCCCAAGAAGGCCGACTTTGCCCATTTGGAGAAGATGCTTTTTGAGGCAGCCAAACCCGGTGGCAAAGCTTCTTTGACAGGTAAGGAGCTGGGTATTCCTTCTTTGGAGAAAGGAAAAATCGTTCTTACCGACTTCTCGGACAAAGAGATATCACTGACTCCGACTCAGGTGTCTTCCAGATATACTAAGGTTGAATGGACTGAACTTTTAGAGATGCTGGCCAAGTTATGA